In Magnetococcales bacterium, one DNA window encodes the following:
- a CDS encoding MoxR family ATPase, giving the protein MSNQAAIQALHHAVSSKILGQETLVNRLLIALLADGHLLVEGAPGLAKTRAIKTLAMHVEGAFHRIQFTPDLLPADLTGTEIFRPHEGSFQFQPGPLFHNLVLADEINRAPAKVQSALLEAMGERQITVGPKTYPLPTLFLVMATQNPIEQEGTHPLPEAQLDRFLMLTRIGYPSAGVEREILHLVREEAKQEGRGESPQLTQKIPTETLLAARRDVLELHMAEAVENYLLHLILATRAPEKYSPELAGIVQYGASPRATIALDRCAKAHAWLAGRSFVTPEDVRTLAPDVLRHRLILTFEAEARGETPDSFIQQLLRRVPAP; this is encoded by the coding sequence ATGTCCAATCAAGCCGCCATTCAAGCCTTGCATCATGCTGTCAGTTCCAAGATTCTGGGACAAGAAACCCTGGTCAACCGCCTGTTGATCGCGCTGTTGGCCGACGGTCATCTGCTGGTGGAAGGGGCGCCGGGACTGGCCAAAACCCGGGCGATCAAAACCCTGGCCATGCATGTGGAAGGGGCATTCCACCGGATCCAGTTCACCCCGGATCTGTTGCCCGCGGACCTCACCGGCACGGAGATTTTCCGACCCCACGAAGGATCGTTCCAGTTCCAGCCCGGGCCATTGTTTCACAATCTGGTCTTGGCCGACGAAATCAACCGCGCTCCGGCCAAGGTACAGTCGGCCCTGCTGGAGGCCATGGGCGAACGCCAGATCACGGTGGGTCCCAAAACCTATCCCCTGCCGACCCTGTTTCTGGTGATGGCCACCCAAAATCCCATCGAACAGGAGGGTACCCATCCCCTCCCCGAAGCGCAACTGGACCGGTTCTTGATGCTTACCCGCATCGGTTACCCGTCCGCCGGGGTGGAACGGGAAATCCTTCATTTGGTGCGGGAGGAGGCCAAACAGGAAGGCCGGGGCGAGTCGCCCCAACTGACCCAAAAAATTCCCACCGAGACCCTGTTGGCCGCCCGGCGCGACGTGTTGGAGCTGCACATGGCCGAAGCGGTGGAAAACTACCTGCTGCATCTGATTTTGGCCACCCGCGCACCGGAAAAATACAGTCCGGAGCTTGCCGGCATCGTGCAATACGGCGCCAGTCCCCGAGCGACCATTGCCCTGGACCGCTGCGCCAAGGCCCATGCCTGGCTGGCGGGACGCAGCTTCGTCACCCCGGAGGATGTGCGCACCCTGGCCCCGGACGTGCTGCGCCATCGGCTGATTCTCACCTTCGAGGCCGAAGCCCGGGGGGAAACGCCGGACAGTTTCATTCAACAGTTGCTGCGCCGGGTGCCCGCGCCGTGA
- a CDS encoding DUF4381 domain-containing protein, whose amino-acid sequence MTPPDAPLPLRDIHLPDPISWWPPAWGWWAVTLTLLLLIASWLLLRHRIKRQRLRASALAELSRIRQRHALHQDPRLLATELSALLRRVSLLRHPRHEVAGLSGEAWLIFLDRGLQDRGLQGSPFSQGEGRVLISAPFEPDPRVNADALLELCKHWIRNIPPDHRPSRHSPPPGPEPHP is encoded by the coding sequence ATGACCCCCCCCGACGCCCCCCTGCCCTTGCGGGATATCCATCTGCCGGATCCCATCTCCTGGTGGCCTCCGGCCTGGGGATGGTGGGCGGTCACCCTGACGCTGTTGCTGTTGATCGCCTCCTGGCTGCTGCTGCGTCACCGGATCAAACGACAGCGCCTCCGCGCCTCCGCCTTGGCGGAACTCTCCCGGATCCGCCAACGCCACGCCCTCCACCAGGATCCACGACTGCTGGCCACGGAACTCTCCGCCTTGTTGCGCCGGGTGAGTCTGCTGCGTCATCCCCGTCACGAGGTGGCCGGTCTGAGTGGGGAGGCGTGGTTGATCTTTCTGGATCGCGGGTTGCAGGATCGCGGGTTGCAGGGGTCGCCCTTTTCCCAGGGTGAGGGACGGGTGCTGATTTCGGCCCCCTTCGAGCCTGACCCCCGGGTCAACGCCGACGCGCTGCTTGAATTGTGCAAACACTGGATCCGGAACATCCCCCCGGATCATCGTCCATCCCGACACTCTCCACCTCCAGGACCGGAGCCACATCCATGA
- a CDS encoding NUDIX domain-containing protein: MTEWLHATDRQGRFVKTEERTTLLAEIREHSRRHGDANLAVPVVHIILLTSSGLIRMVQRGDKPENPFMWDKSVGGHVVTDNPALTRQDFDDNARKEMQEEIGVEEVLIANDGLDYHRLVQSGAHDPHTRAIIRMIDHDPWQGSLSRVRGGEPWLKRHNVVVYVGVFDGPFRFVDGEALDHRLISRAELMDDLLANPWNYADGARIFMQKYYHLLR, from the coding sequence ATGACCGAATGGTTGCACGCCACGGATCGCCAAGGCCGTTTCGTCAAGACCGAAGAGCGGACCACCCTGCTCGCCGAAATCCGCGAACACTCCCGACGCCACGGGGATGCCAATCTGGCTGTGCCGGTGGTTCACATCATCCTGCTGACCAGCTCCGGTCTGATCCGGATGGTGCAACGGGGCGACAAACCGGAAAATCCCTTCATGTGGGACAAGTCGGTGGGAGGCCATGTGGTCACGGACAATCCCGCCCTGACCCGTCAGGACTTCGATGACAATGCCCGCAAGGAGATGCAAGAGGAGATCGGCGTCGAGGAGGTGTTGATCGCCAACGATGGCCTGGATTATCATCGACTGGTCCAATCCGGCGCCCACGATCCCCACACCCGCGCCATCATCCGCATGATCGATCACGACCCCTGGCAAGGCTCACTGAGTCGGGTGCGGGGGGGAGAACCCTGGCTCAAACGCCACAATGTGGTGGTTTACGTCGGAGTGTTCGATGGACCGTTTCGTTTCGTCGATGGGGAAGCCCTGGATCACCGTCTGATCAGCCGCGCCGAACTGATGGACGATCTGCTCGCCAATCCCTGGAACTATGCCGATGGCGCACGCATCTTCATGCAGAAATACTATCACCTGCTCCGCTAA
- a CDS encoding DUF58 domain-containing protein: protein MNAAPNPNAPLLALEELIALRHGAKGIKAPPRRVFSALEGGYRSPFKGRGMEFAETRVYQPGDEIRHMEWRVTARTGKPHVKLFREERERAVLVWTDCRPPMFHATRGRFKVAQAALAATLVAWSAVLRGDRLGGLIFSEQQHRELRPMRGDRAALELIRELLRFTGQPAGSSAPSPSQPRPAPIQPLNHALLRLRRVVLPGSSVFLFSDFRGVDQTDQAHLARMAQHNQVTLFFIHDPLERALPPPGGRYPLAASGSGLSRLLNVDDPRIRQAHAARFVVRQEGLRALCRSIGAHFISCSTEDDAPALLRHHLGTVFP from the coding sequence GTGAACGCCGCACCCAACCCGAACGCCCCCTTGCTGGCGCTTGAAGAGTTGATCGCCTTGCGCCACGGGGCCAAGGGCATCAAGGCCCCGCCCCGCCGGGTCTTCTCCGCTTTGGAAGGCGGTTATCGTTCCCCGTTCAAGGGCAGGGGCATGGAGTTTGCCGAAACCCGGGTCTATCAGCCCGGAGACGAAATCCGCCACATGGAGTGGCGGGTCACCGCCCGCACCGGCAAGCCCCACGTCAAACTCTTCCGGGAGGAGCGGGAACGGGCCGTGCTGGTGTGGACCGATTGCCGTCCTCCCATGTTTCACGCCACCCGGGGACGCTTCAAGGTGGCCCAGGCCGCCCTGGCCGCGACCCTGGTCGCCTGGAGCGCCGTCTTGCGGGGGGATCGGCTGGGAGGCTTGATCTTCTCCGAACAACAACACCGGGAATTGCGCCCCATGCGGGGGGATCGGGCCGCCCTGGAACTGATCCGGGAGTTGCTCCGGTTCACCGGTCAGCCTGCCGGGTCGTCTGCCCCATCCCCGTCACAGCCGCGCCCGGCCCCGATCCAACCCCTGAACCATGCCCTGCTGCGTCTGCGCCGGGTGGTGCTGCCGGGAAGCTCGGTGTTTTTGTTCAGCGACTTCCGGGGGGTGGACCAGACCGATCAGGCCCATCTGGCCCGCATGGCCCAACACAATCAGGTGACGCTGTTTTTCATCCACGACCCCCTGGAGCGTGCCCTTCCCCCACCCGGCGGACGTTATCCCCTGGCCGCCAGCGGTTCCGGCCTGTCCCGACTGCTGAATGTGGACGATCCCCGCATCCGTCAGGCCCACGCGGCCCGCTTCGTCGTGCGGCAGGAGGGTCTGCGGGCGCTGTGCCGCTCCATCGGCGCCCATTTCATCTCCTGTTCCACCGAAGATGACGCCCCGGCCCTGTTGCGTCACCACCTGGGAACGGTCTTCCCATGA